A genomic stretch from Petrimonas mucosa includes:
- a CDS encoding RagB/SusD family nutrient uptake outer membrane protein yields the protein MKKYIVDKCKTKFYLLFTMLFVTSISCSDYLDIVPDNIATIEMAFSMRSEAKKYLYTCYSYLPQDGNLASDPAILGGDEMWSLIDPSPAQFGQDMFRLAQGFQNSNTPLGNSVWVNLYQALRHCNIFLENVDKVPDLPDWEKTLWRSEVLFLKAYYHFYLVRMYGPIPLIRENLPIDAGVDEVKVYRDPIDDCFNYIEELLDEAIPGLPLIIENPTSDLGRITQPIAAALKAKVLVYAASPLFNGNSDQTTLRNPDGTLLFPAQFEISKWEKAVSACQEAIDICHSVGMKLYTYNPSFQQYQLTDTIVTQLSLRNAFCEKWNSEIIWGNTKTGRGNIQQNQRLASANLDVQYIDNYQMRAQLQPPLKIARMFYTENGVPIEEDTEWANRDILKLKVAEKADNLYIREGYTTVQLHFNREPRFYANLGFDGGVWYGQGRYDDSQPEELFYVACRRSGAQGKKGREFGPFTGYYWKKCVHFQNVQSSENGYDIEYYPWPIIRLADLYLLYAEAINELEGPNGSNQNYLFGYIDLIRERAGLEGVKYSWDNFAHTKKYQTQEGMREIIHRERLIELALEGQRFWDIRRWKAVPDYYQTPIEGWNITESNPDLFYNVVPIFEQKFSVKDYFWPIREAYIENNRNLVQNIGW from the coding sequence ATGAAAAAATATATTGTCGACAAATGTAAAACAAAGTTTTATTTGCTTTTCACAATGCTATTCGTGACAAGCATCTCCTGTTCTGATTATCTGGACATCGTCCCAGATAATATCGCGACCATTGAGATGGCTTTCAGCATGCGATCGGAAGCGAAAAAATACCTGTATACCTGCTATTCTTATTTACCGCAAGATGGCAATCTGGCTTCTGACCCTGCTATCCTGGGAGGAGACGAAATGTGGTCTCTTATCGACCCCTCACCCGCACAATTTGGACAGGATATGTTCCGTCTGGCACAAGGTTTTCAAAACTCAAATACCCCCCTAGGAAACAGCGTTTGGGTAAATCTCTATCAAGCACTCAGGCATTGTAATATTTTTCTGGAGAATGTGGATAAGGTTCCAGATCTGCCGGATTGGGAAAAAACTCTATGGAGATCGGAGGTGCTCTTTTTAAAGGCGTATTATCATTTTTACCTTGTCCGCATGTATGGCCCCATACCTCTGATAAGAGAAAACCTGCCTATTGATGCGGGGGTGGATGAGGTTAAAGTCTACAGAGATCCCATCGACGATTGTTTTAACTATATTGAAGAACTTTTAGATGAGGCTATCCCCGGCCTCCCTTTAATCATAGAGAATCCCACATCTGATTTAGGAAGGATCACGCAACCGATCGCTGCGGCATTAAAAGCAAAAGTACTCGTTTATGCTGCAAGTCCTCTCTTTAACGGAAATTCTGATCAAACGACACTGAGAAATCCAGACGGAACACTCCTTTTTCCCGCCCAGTTTGAGATATCAAAATGGGAAAAAGCAGTTTCAGCATGCCAAGAAGCGATTGATATCTGCCATAGTGTTGGAATGAAACTATACACCTATAACCCCAGTTTTCAGCAATACCAACTAACGGATACCATTGTTACCCAGTTATCCCTTCGGAATGCATTCTGCGAAAAATGGAACAGTGAAATAATCTGGGGTAACACAAAAACCGGCAGAGGGAACATCCAACAAAATCAAAGACTGGCTTCCGCGAATCTCGATGTCCAGTATATTGACAATTATCAGATGAGGGCCCAATTACAACCCCCTCTTAAAATTGCAAGAATGTTTTACACGGAGAATGGTGTACCCATCGAAGAGGATACAGAATGGGCAAACAGAGATATTCTGAAACTAAAAGTAGCAGAAAAAGCAGATAACCTCTATATTCGCGAAGGATATACAACCGTTCAATTGCACTTTAACAGAGAACCTCGGTTCTATGCCAATCTCGGTTTTGATGGGGGAGTCTGGTACGGCCAAGGAAGATATGACGATTCACAACCGGAAGAGTTGTTTTATGTAGCATGCCGTAGAAGCGGCGCACAAGGGAAAAAAGGAAGGGAATTTGGCCCGTTTACCGGATATTATTGGAAAAAATGTGTCCATTTCCAGAATGTTCAATCATCAGAGAACGGGTACGATATCGAGTATTATCCCTGGCCGATTATTCGGCTGGCCGATCTATACCTCTTATATGCCGAAGCTATCAATGAACTGGAAGGTCCAAATGGCAGCAATCAAAACTACCTTTTTGGCTATATTGACCTGATCAGGGAGCGTGCCGGATTAGAAGGGGTAAAATACTCCTGGGATAATTTTGCCCATACAAAAAAGTACCAGACACAGGAAGGCATGAGAGAGATCATACACAGAGAACGGTTGATCGAATTGGCATTGGAAGGTCAGCGTTTCTGGGATATCCGAAGGTGGAAAGCTGTTCCGGATTATTATCAAACCCCTATCGAAGGTTGGAACATAACGGAAAGCAACCCCGATTTATTTTATAATGTAGTACCAATATTTGAACAAAAATTTTCCGTAAAAGATTATTTTTGGCCAATACGCGAAGCTTATATTGAAAATAACCGCAATCTTGTCCAGAATATCGGCTGGTAA
- a CDS encoding IS1380 family transposase, translated as MQDKNSEKISFTAGSVKKEFSSEQLTSYSGLSVTSDFINHCGIYRRLEHLFPTTRHNASRFSTAQILSSILLASLCGVHRLKRIENFTFNALVARLLKLPKNIDEDTIRRHLTGLGERGARSLHELLLGFTGMQVSRCGLSRLTLDCDSSTFTVYGNQQGAEVGYNSHKKGSKSYHPILCFVTEMKLLVNSWLRPGSAYTSNGVCEFVKETLAALPQKVEKVFFRADSGFFNGGLFDLLEEGKHEYLVKVKLKNLKDLLAGQTWQPIGPRTATCQFTHQCSGWRNPRMFYAVRIIKQMVEVDYFGEKQFVPEYEYFCYCSNLKGLDALQLHSLYGSRSESENWIEQTKNSLCAGKTITHDFWVNDILWQLSSFAYSLSVLMRYRGDFWVWRQEHSTFREWFIRVPGKVVKSGRQVTVKMPKEYYRKAGWRDFEQRITTTMTG; from the coding sequence ATGCAAGACAAAAATAGTGAAAAAATCTCATTTACTGCCGGTTCAGTAAAGAAAGAGTTCAGTTCAGAACAATTAACATCATATTCAGGGTTAAGCGTAACCTCTGATTTTATCAACCATTGTGGCATTTATCGCCGGCTGGAACATCTTTTCCCAACCACCCGGCACAATGCAAGCCGTTTCAGCACAGCCCAAATACTCTCAAGTATCCTGTTGGCATCGTTGTGCGGTGTTCACCGTTTGAAGCGGATTGAAAACTTCACCTTTAACGCCTTGGTTGCCCGCTTGTTGAAGTTACCCAAGAACATTGACGAGGACACCATACGCCGCCATTTGACAGGTTTGGGTGAAAGGGGCGCCCGTTCGCTTCACGAGCTGTTGTTGGGTTTTACAGGCATGCAAGTTTCCCGTTGCGGTTTAAGCCGCTTGACACTTGATTGCGACTCAAGCACATTTACCGTTTACGGCAACCAACAAGGAGCTGAAGTGGGTTATAACTCGCATAAGAAGGGTTCGAAAAGCTATCACCCCATCTTATGTTTTGTCACGGAGATGAAACTGCTTGTCAATTCATGGCTCCGCCCGGGTTCAGCTTACACCTCAAACGGAGTTTGTGAGTTTGTCAAAGAAACCTTGGCCGCTCTTCCCCAAAAGGTGGAGAAGGTGTTTTTCAGGGCCGACAGCGGTTTTTTCAATGGTGGATTGTTTGATTTGCTGGAAGAGGGCAAACATGAATATTTGGTGAAAGTAAAGCTGAAAAACCTGAAAGATTTACTTGCCGGGCAGACTTGGCAGCCGATTGGCCCACGGACGGCGACCTGTCAGTTTACACATCAATGTAGCGGTTGGAGGAATCCCCGCATGTTTTATGCCGTGCGCATCATAAAGCAAATGGTTGAAGTCGATTATTTTGGCGAAAAACAATTTGTACCCGAGTATGAGTACTTTTGCTATTGCTCGAACCTGAAAGGATTGGATGCCTTGCAGCTCCATTCCCTTTATGGATCCCGATCAGAGAGTGAGAATTGGATCGAGCAAACCAAAAACTCGCTTTGTGCGGGAAAAACCATCACGCATGATTTTTGGGTAAACGATATTCTTTGGCAACTTTCGTCATTTGCCTACAGTTTATCGGTGCTCATGCGATACCGGGGCGACTTTTGGGTTTGGCGTCAAGAGCACTCTACCTTCCGAGAATGGTTTATCCGAGTGCCGGGAAAAGTGGTGAAATCCGGCAGGCAGGTCACGGTAAAAATGCCAAAGGAGTATTACCGAAAAGCGGGGTGGCGTGATTTTGAGCAGCGAATAACGACAACGATGACCGGATGA
- a CDS encoding RNA polymerase sigma factor produces MYNTENDAFIWNEFLAGNDRAYEFIYKKHAQTLFTYGLTLTDHQDLVKDCIQDIFVHIYENRKNLGATSNIRRYLTSALKNSILMAFRKQNSYNKFKNSIDEDDWTDKDTVIDKIISSEEEIAQKAVVDNIWSIITARQKEIVYYRYVEGLSLTEIAERQNMDYQSVANIIYRALKKIKKFYSKSD; encoded by the coding sequence ATGTATAATACTGAGAACGACGCTTTTATATGGAATGAATTTCTTGCAGGCAATGATCGTGCATATGAATTCATATACAAGAAACATGCGCAGACACTTTTTACCTATGGCCTCACTTTAACGGATCATCAAGATCTGGTGAAAGATTGTATCCAAGACATTTTTGTACATATATACGAAAACAGGAAGAATCTCGGAGCGACCAGCAATATCAGGCGATACCTGACTTCAGCGTTAAAAAATTCCATCCTAATGGCTTTCCGGAAGCAAAACTCATATAACAAGTTTAAAAATTCTATCGATGAAGATGATTGGACAGATAAGGATACAGTAATTGACAAGATAATAAGTTCCGAAGAAGAAATAGCACAAAAGGCGGTTGTCGACAATATCTGGTCGATCATCACAGCCCGACAAAAAGAGATTGTCTATTACAGATATGTGGAAGGACTTTCGTTGACCGAAATTGCAGAACGACAAAATATGGATTATCAGTCTGTTGCAAACATTATCTATCGAGCCCTGAAAAAAATAAAAAAATTTTATTCAAAAAGTGATTAA
- a CDS encoding DUF4959 domain-containing protein: MKTINNNTTVLFSSILCLFLVWAGCKEEGRIDQIDESAPAPQPVTVTKVENIPGGAIIRYTLPSDENLLGVKAEYERIPGHTVKTEASLYTDSLVIEGLGDTKPHEVRLYSVGRNGKTSDAIFIEVTPLDPPIMIATKKMSATFGGVKVEFTNEARANLALVLMTDTLDTGEWIPLQTFYTKAPEGSFYRRGLGNKEQKFALYIRDRWNHKSDTLVQMLTPVAEEEIPKNQFQNMKLPGDSWEYIQSAQYAIEGMWDGITSNRTGNVYAGRTTEPMPQHFTISLGHTVSISRFKVHHRLGNEYTEQSPRTFELWGSELPPTDGSWENWYLLGEFEAFKPSGYNEDGSVGTITAEDKKYAQEEGIDCELIVTDKVKDPHRPVKYIRFRTTSTYSTYGTDVTNGQIIIAEITFWGQIHD, encoded by the coding sequence ATGAAAACTATCAATAATAACACAACCGTACTGTTTTCTTCTATATTGTGTCTGTTTTTAGTATGGGCAGGCTGCAAAGAAGAAGGGCGCATCGATCAAATTGATGAGTCTGCGCCTGCTCCGCAACCGGTAACAGTTACCAAGGTCGAAAATATACCGGGAGGGGCCATTATCCGGTATACCCTTCCTTCCGATGAGAATTTGCTGGGTGTAAAAGCCGAGTACGAAAGAATTCCCGGCCATACGGTCAAAACGGAAGCATCATTATACACAGATTCTTTAGTTATAGAAGGGCTGGGAGACACAAAACCACACGAGGTACGACTGTATAGTGTCGGAAGAAATGGTAAAACTTCGGATGCTATTTTTATAGAGGTAACCCCTTTAGATCCTCCTATCATGATCGCTACAAAAAAAATGAGTGCCACATTCGGAGGCGTAAAGGTTGAGTTCACTAATGAAGCACGTGCCAACCTGGCGCTGGTACTGATGACCGACACACTGGACACCGGGGAGTGGATCCCATTGCAAACGTTCTATACAAAAGCCCCGGAAGGCAGTTTTTACAGGAGGGGATTGGGTAATAAAGAACAAAAGTTCGCACTATATATCCGGGACCGGTGGAATCATAAATCCGATACGTTGGTGCAGATGCTTACCCCTGTGGCTGAAGAGGAGATTCCAAAAAATCAATTTCAAAACATGAAACTGCCAGGAGACAGTTGGGAATACATTCAAAGTGCACAATATGCAATAGAAGGAATGTGGGATGGTATAACCAGTAACAGAACTGGGAACGTATATGCAGGCAGAACAACCGAACCAATGCCACAACATTTTACGATTTCACTTGGGCATACCGTTTCAATCAGCCGTTTTAAAGTGCATCACCGGCTAGGTAATGAGTATACAGAGCAAAGTCCAAGAACATTTGAATTGTGGGGTTCAGAACTTCCTCCTACGGATGGTAGCTGGGAGAACTGGTACCTGTTGGGAGAATTTGAAGCATTCAAGCCTTCCGGATATAATGAAGATGGTTCTGTAGGGACAATAACAGCTGAAGATAAAAAATATGCCCAGGAGGAAGGTATTGATTGTGAATTAATAGTAACGGATAAAGTGAAAGATCCTCACAGACCGGTGAAATATATCCGGTTCAGGACCACTTCAACCTATTCTACTTATGGAACAGATGTAACTAATGGACAAATAATCATTGCCGAAATAACTTTTTGGGGACAAATCCATGACTAA
- a CDS encoding IS1595 family transposase, whose translation MNILDFAINYPDEESCRKKFKEQRDQMGVTCRHCNCKEHYWLENKQAYECKRCRARQTLRSGTVMQHSNLPYRYWFVAMHLLTATKGSFSAAELQRQLGHKRYQPIWEMVNKLRDVMGKRDDEYTLEGAIELDDAFFSTEISLEERDKPLKRGRGSQKKTKVLVMAESKTVENPKPGKKPKKVRYLKMKVISDLKSGTITRNVKEHVESTADLTTDDSTSYTKLKEHVHSHTASVIPHQDLSKVLPWVHTAISNAKRQLLGVYYKIKPEYLQYYLNQFCYKFNRRYFGENQFERLLIAAVTYAPDFKSRIYNRNYCG comes from the coding sequence ATGAATATCCTGGATTTTGCTATAAATTACCCCGATGAGGAATCCTGTCGGAAAAAATTCAAAGAACAAAGAGACCAAATGGGAGTAACCTGTCGTCATTGTAATTGTAAAGAACATTATTGGCTGGAAAACAAGCAGGCCTATGAATGCAAGCGTTGTCGCGCACGCCAAACCTTGCGTTCAGGCACCGTCATGCAGCACTCCAACCTGCCTTACCGTTACTGGTTCGTGGCCATGCACCTGCTCACGGCGACCAAGGGCTCCTTTTCCGCGGCGGAGCTGCAGCGCCAGCTGGGGCACAAGCGTTACCAGCCCATATGGGAAATGGTCAATAAACTGCGTGACGTGATGGGCAAACGCGATGATGAGTACACCCTCGAGGGAGCCATCGAGTTGGACGACGCCTTCTTTTCCACCGAAATATCCCTTGAAGAGAGGGACAAACCGTTGAAGCGCGGCCGCGGGAGCCAAAAAAAGACCAAAGTGCTGGTAATGGCTGAAAGCAAAACGGTTGAAAACCCCAAGCCGGGTAAGAAACCCAAGAAGGTTAGATACCTGAAAATGAAAGTGATCAGTGACTTGAAGTCCGGTACAATTACAAGGAATGTCAAAGAGCACGTTGAAAGCACGGCGGATCTGACCACCGATGACTCAACATCTTACACTAAATTGAAAGAGCATGTTCATTCACATACGGCATCTGTTATTCCACACCAGGATCTTTCCAAGGTGCTGCCCTGGGTGCATACCGCGATCAGCAATGCCAAACGACAGCTCCTGGGCGTGTATTACAAGATAAAACCAGAATACTTGCAATATTACCTCAACCAGTTCTGTTATAAATTCAACAGGCGTTACTTCGGGGAAAACCAGTTTGAAAGACTGTTGATAGCCGCTGTAACGTATGCTCCTGATTTCAAGTCAAGAATTTACAATAGGAACTATTGCGGATAA
- a CDS encoding SusC/RagA family TonB-linked outer membrane protein: MYYIYKKLHQKNPFLIRMKFTFIFLILGLNLSYALNSYSQSTLLSIHLEDKSMRDILNEIEKNSEFIFIYEDALDLNKKVSINAKNENIRIILDRLFASTDLKYMISDRQIAISKKAKLVQSPAQRDIRITGTVSDNMDDPLPGVTIMIKGSTQGTTTDVNGEYSISVPNDTCVLQFSFIGYTTQEITVGNKRVISVKLLEETVGLDEVTVVAFGVQKKESVIGSVATINPSELKVPSSNLTTSLAGRMAGIISYQRSGEPGQDNADFFVRGITTFGENKNPLILIDGIELTKTDLARLQPDDIASFSVMKDATATALYGARGANGVILVTTKQGKEGPAKISARIENSISQPTSNIKIADPVTYMRLHNEAVLTRDPLGELPYSEEKIENTAAGMNPLIYPAIRWKDMLFKDYTANQRVNLNVSGGGGVARYYVAGSYSIDNGILNVDKRNNFNNNIKSEIYTLRSNINIDLTKTTKMIVQLNGNFDDYSGPIYTGKEMYNMVMHANPVLFPAYYPVDEEHKYVNHIMFGNYDHSYTNPYAEMVRGYREEKRSQMMAHLELKQDLNFLTEGLSVKGLMNITRVSKYDVRRFYNPYYYQIGSYDRVSEKYQLIQTNDNGTEYLNYSEGSKDITSIMYLEGTINYQRTFNKKHNVSGLLVYMLREQSKANAGDIQLSLPSRNVGLSGRLTYSYDNRFFTEFNFGYNGSERFSKEKRFGFFPSAGAAWVVSNENFWEPIKPIVSNLKLRYSYGLVGNDQIGSSRDRFFYLSNVNMNNSYYGATFGTNVDKSLPGISISRYSNPDIGWETSIKSNYALELGLYDKINIIAEYFTEYRKNILMNREAIPTTMGLTAPIRANVGEASGKGIDISLEYQQSWNKDFWTSARGNFTYATSQYEVFEEPQYNEPWRSRVGQSLNQMYGYIAERLFMDDIEAENSPYQEFGSVYGGGDIKYTDVNRDGRITEADKVPIGYPTVPEIVYGFGISLGYKGLDFSLFFQGSANESFWINAAGTSPFQNQTQILQAYADSHWSEENQNMYATWPRLSPNTNLNNVQTSTWFMRDGSFLRLKQAEIGYTIPGNWQKKWHIGNLRLYLSGTNLLTWSKFKLWDVEMAGEGLGYPIQRVFNVGLNFTIN; the protein is encoded by the coding sequence ATGTACTACATTTATAAGAAATTACATCAAAAAAATCCATTTTTGATAAGGATGAAATTTACCTTTATTTTTCTAATTCTGGGATTAAATCTCAGCTATGCCTTGAACAGTTACTCGCAATCTACCCTCTTATCTATCCATCTTGAAGATAAAAGTATGAGAGATATATTGAATGAGATTGAGAAAAACAGTGAATTTATTTTTATTTACGAAGATGCACTGGATCTAAATAAAAAAGTATCCATCAATGCGAAGAATGAAAATATACGCATTATTCTCGATAGATTGTTTGCGTCAACCGATCTGAAATACATGATTTCGGACCGACAGATCGCGATCTCTAAAAAAGCCAAATTAGTACAATCTCCTGCTCAACGGGATATCCGTATCACCGGTACGGTATCGGACAATATGGATGACCCTTTACCCGGGGTAACCATTATGATCAAGGGTAGCACACAAGGAACTACCACGGATGTGAACGGCGAGTATTCCATTTCCGTACCGAACGACACATGTGTACTGCAATTCAGCTTTATCGGATATACAACACAGGAAATCACGGTTGGAAATAAAAGAGTTATTTCCGTAAAGTTATTGGAAGAAACGGTCGGCCTTGATGAAGTGACGGTGGTTGCCTTTGGTGTACAAAAGAAAGAAAGTGTAATCGGATCTGTTGCGACTATTAATCCATCAGAACTTAAAGTACCATCCAGTAATTTAACCACTTCCCTGGCAGGAAGGATGGCTGGTATCATTTCGTACCAGAGAAGTGGAGAACCCGGACAAGATAATGCCGATTTCTTTGTCAGGGGTATTACAACATTCGGGGAGAATAAGAACCCTTTAATATTGATTGATGGAATAGAGCTCACGAAAACAGACCTGGCAAGATTACAGCCTGACGACATTGCGAGCTTCTCTGTGATGAAAGATGCAACGGCCACAGCACTATATGGTGCAAGAGGGGCAAATGGGGTAATTTTAGTTACAACAAAGCAGGGGAAAGAGGGTCCTGCTAAAATATCGGCGCGTATCGAAAACTCAATCTCTCAGCCAACCTCCAATATAAAAATTGCCGATCCGGTAACTTATATGAGACTCCATAATGAAGCGGTTCTTACCCGTGACCCGCTGGGTGAATTACCTTATAGTGAAGAAAAAATAGAAAACACGGCAGCAGGGATGAATCCGCTTATTTATCCGGCGATCAGATGGAAAGACATGTTATTTAAGGATTATACTGCCAATCAGAGGGTAAACCTTAATGTCAGCGGAGGTGGGGGTGTTGCCCGGTATTATGTGGCTGGATCATATAGCATAGATAATGGTATTTTAAATGTAGACAAAAGGAATAATTTCAACAATAATATTAAATCGGAGATCTATACGTTGCGCAGTAATATCAATATCGACCTGACAAAAACAACGAAAATGATTGTACAGCTCAACGGTAACTTTGACGATTACTCCGGCCCTATTTATACCGGAAAGGAAATGTATAATATGGTAATGCATGCCAACCCGGTACTTTTCCCGGCTTATTACCCCGTAGATGAAGAACACAAGTATGTAAACCATATTATGTTCGGCAATTACGACCACTCATATACCAATCCGTATGCAGAAATGGTAAGAGGATACCGGGAGGAAAAAAGATCCCAAATGATGGCGCATCTGGAGTTGAAACAAGACTTGAACTTCCTGACGGAAGGTCTGTCCGTGAAAGGATTAATGAACATAACAAGAGTTTCCAAATATGATGTCCGCAGGTTTTATAATCCCTATTATTATCAAATAGGCAGTTATGACCGGGTAAGTGAAAAATACCAGTTAATACAGACGAATGATAACGGCACAGAATACTTGAACTATTCAGAAGGGAGTAAAGACATAACCAGTATCATGTACTTGGAGGGAACCATAAATTACCAACGTACTTTTAACAAAAAACATAATGTCAGCGGGCTTTTGGTCTATATGTTACGGGAGCAAAGCAAGGCAAATGCCGGAGATATCCAGTTATCACTACCCTCACGCAACGTGGGCCTGTCGGGAAGATTGACCTATTCTTACGATAACCGTTTTTTTACGGAATTTAATTTCGGATACAATGGATCGGAGAGATTCTCCAAAGAAAAACGTTTCGGGTTCTTCCCTTCAGCGGGTGCGGCATGGGTTGTTTCCAATGAAAATTTCTGGGAACCTATAAAACCGATCGTATCGAACCTGAAACTAAGATACAGCTATGGTTTGGTAGGAAACGACCAGATAGGTTCTTCAAGGGATCGTTTCTTCTATCTCTCCAATGTAAATATGAATAACAGTTACTATGGTGCAACTTTTGGCACCAATGTGGACAAGTCTTTACCGGGAATTTCCATATCACGGTATTCGAACCCGGATATTGGCTGGGAAACATCCATAAAGAGCAATTATGCGCTGGAACTTGGCTTATACGATAAGATTAACATTATCGCCGAGTATTTCACGGAATACCGCAAGAACATCTTAATGAATCGCGAGGCGATCCCCACTACAATGGGACTCACAGCTCCTATACGTGCGAATGTAGGAGAAGCGTCTGGTAAAGGAATTGATATTTCGTTAGAATACCAGCAATCATGGAATAAAGATTTCTGGACATCGGCCCGGGGAAATTTCACCTACGCTACCAGTCAATATGAAGTGTTCGAAGAACCTCAATACAATGAGCCATGGCGATCAAGAGTAGGACAATCATTGAACCAGATGTATGGTTATATTGCTGAAAGATTATTTATGGACGATATCGAGGCAGAGAACTCGCCCTATCAGGAATTCGGCTCAGTCTATGGAGGAGGAGATATAAAATATACAGATGTAAACAGAGACGGAAGGATTACAGAGGCAGATAAAGTGCCAATCGGATACCCGACTGTACCTGAAATTGTCTATGGGTTTGGAATATCGTTAGGCTATAAAGGCCTTGATTTCTCCCTCTTTTTCCAGGGATCGGCGAACGAGTCTTTCTGGATCAATGCTGCGGGCACATCCCCCTTTCAAAATCAGACACAAATATTACAGGCTTATGCCGATAGCCATTGGTCAGAAGAAAATCAGAATATGTATGCAACTTGGCCGAGACTCTCGCCGAATACTAATCTGAATAATGTGCAGACAAGCACATGGTTCATGAGAGACGGCTCTTTTCTTCGGTTGAAACAAGCTGAAATCGGATATACCATTCCCGGCAATTGGCAAAAAAAATGGCATATCGGAAATCTAAGGCTCTACCTAAGTGGAACTAATTTATTGACATGGAGCAAGTTTAAATTATGGGATGTAGAAATGGCCGGAGAAGGATTGGGATACCCAATTCAACGAGTGTTTAACGTTGGATTAAATTTTACGATCAATTAA
- a CDS encoding FecR family protein, which translates to MEIDKQNKDYKDFTFEDFLQDDFFIQSVLNPTEESARFWEKYRKENKEYNKAVRCIQDLNKDLLDTEDMHTIWNHIQASNQYRRTKLKRLYLVISSAVAAGIALLFYFNFQLTEKNDNEKGIREFAYNHIPVVETTETQLFVSDNKIVSLKETESVIQYDSASVRVSSKTASQETVQHEISKNEIADFNQLIIPKGKRSFLTLSDGTQIWVNSGTRLVYPSLFADDKREIFVDGEIYIDVQPDHDRPFIVQTGDMNVRVLGTRFNVQAYHADRQKRVILQSGSVKISSDSSKEEFILKPAEMYEATKSNVTIKPVTVYNYISWIDGIYICDSERLDFILTRLSRYYGKEIIVDKQAAGLRCKGKLDLKESLNDVLNILQYIVPIDYTRENDIYSVTFKP; encoded by the coding sequence ATGGAAATCGACAAACAGAATAAAGATTACAAAGATTTTACCTTTGAAGATTTTCTTCAGGACGATTTTTTTATACAGTCCGTTTTAAACCCTACAGAAGAATCAGCACGGTTTTGGGAGAAATATCGAAAAGAAAATAAAGAATACAATAAAGCAGTCAGATGCATCCAGGATTTAAATAAGGATTTACTGGATACGGAAGATATGCATACCATATGGAATCATATTCAAGCTTCCAATCAATATCGACGGACAAAGTTGAAAAGACTTTATCTTGTCATCAGTTCAGCGGTTGCCGCAGGTATCGCTTTATTGTTTTACTTCAACTTTCAGTTAACGGAGAAAAACGACAACGAAAAAGGGATAAGGGAGTTTGCCTATAACCATATACCGGTTGTTGAAACAACTGAAACACAACTATTCGTTTCGGACAATAAAATCGTATCTTTGAAAGAAACGGAATCGGTTATACAATATGATTCGGCTTCTGTAAGGGTCTCTTCAAAAACTGCATCACAGGAAACGGTACAGCATGAAATTTCAAAAAATGAAATAGCCGATTTTAATCAACTGATTATCCCAAAGGGAAAACGATCTTTCCTGACGCTGTCGGATGGCACGCAAATATGGGTCAATTCCGGCACAAGATTAGTATATCCGTCACTGTTCGCAGACGACAAAAGGGAAATATTCGTAGATGGAGAGATCTATATTGACGTTCAACCGGATCATGACAGGCCGTTCATTGTGCAGACCGGCGATATGAATGTACGGGTTCTGGGAACCCGGTTTAATGTGCAAGCTTATCATGCAGACAGGCAAAAACGGGTAATACTACAATCGGGATCTGTTAAAATCTCTTCGGATTCATCCAAAGAAGAATTTATACTGAAACCGGCTGAGATGTATGAAGCAACCAAATCAAACGTAACGATCAAACCGGTTACCGTATACAACTATATTTCCTGGATTGATGGAATATATATCTGCGACAGCGAAAGATTAGACTTTATTCTTACCCGTCTCTCCAGATATTACGGGAAAGAAATTATTGTAGATAAACAAGCAGCAGGATTAAGATGTAAGGGAAAACTGGATTTAAAGGAGAGTTTAAATGACGTATTGAACATTCTACAATATATCGTCCCTATAGACTACACGCGAGAGAACGACATATATTCTGTAACTTTTAAACCCTGA